One genomic region from Pirellulales bacterium encodes:
- the recQ gene encoding DNA helicase RecQ, producing MEALFAILRRYWGYDSFRPLQAEAIQAVVAGRDSVVVLPTGGGKSLCFQAPALHMPGMAVVVSPLISLMKDQVDTLVDCGVPAACVNSTLSPAERRDVADQVRSGRLKLLYLSPERLMTEQTLGFLQGASLSFIAIDEAHCISDWGHDFRPEYRELARLKQVFPGVALHAYTATATERVRTDIAAQLGLDEPEILVGSFDRPNLVYRVARRTDRLRQIREVIDRHRDESGIIYCIRRVDVETTCEELVALGHQALPYHAGMPDEDRRRNQDAFINDRTKIIVATVAFGMGIDKSDVRFVIHAAAPKSLESYQQESGRAGRDGLEAECCLFYSGADFQTWRSFQKELPEAALAAAEQLLEGIERFCIGVGCRHRAIVNYFNQQLRDSCNACDVCLGELDYVNDSLVVAQKILSCVLRLEQRYGGGYTSAVLTGSREQRILSEGHDKLSTYGLLGEHDRRDVRGWIDQLVEQEFLAKVGEYMTLSVTPDGRRLLRGEVTPQLLKPADRPRRESKASLDSWQGVDRGLFDVLRKWRRAKAEERGIPPFIVCGDATLRDLARRRPASEESLLECHGIGEKKCAEYGEELLGEITTYCDQQGLRLDVDAQSPKRAKR from the coding sequence ATGGAAGCGCTGTTCGCCATTCTTCGCCGCTACTGGGGGTACGACTCGTTCCGGCCCCTGCAGGCCGAGGCGATTCAGGCCGTCGTGGCTGGACGCGATTCGGTGGTCGTGCTCCCCACCGGCGGCGGCAAGTCGCTTTGTTTCCAGGCCCCCGCCCTGCATATGCCGGGCATGGCTGTCGTCGTGTCACCGCTGATCTCGTTGATGAAGGATCAGGTCGACACGCTCGTCGATTGCGGCGTGCCGGCTGCCTGCGTCAACAGCACACTCTCGCCTGCCGAGCGCCGCGACGTAGCCGATCAGGTTCGCTCGGGCCGTTTGAAGCTCCTGTACCTTTCGCCCGAGCGGCTGATGACCGAGCAGACGCTCGGCTTCTTGCAAGGCGCGTCGCTATCGTTCATCGCCATCGACGAAGCGCACTGCATCAGCGACTGGGGACATGACTTCCGCCCGGAATACCGCGAGCTGGCCCGCCTCAAGCAGGTCTTTCCTGGCGTGGCGCTGCACGCCTATACGGCCACGGCCACTGAGCGTGTACGCACCGACATCGCGGCGCAGCTCGGCCTCGACGAACCGGAAATCCTTGTCGGCTCGTTCGATCGGCCGAACCTCGTGTATCGCGTGGCGCGGCGCACCGATCGGCTGCGACAAATTCGCGAAGTCATCGACCGTCACCGCGACGAATCAGGCATCATCTATTGCATCCGCCGGGTCGACGTCGAAACGACCTGCGAAGAACTTGTCGCCCTAGGTCACCAGGCGCTCCCCTACCACGCCGGCATGCCGGACGAAGATCGCCGCCGCAACCAGGACGCCTTCATCAACGATCGCACCAAGATCATCGTCGCCACTGTTGCCTTCGGCATGGGCATCGACAAATCGGACGTGCGTTTCGTCATCCACGCCGCCGCTCCCAAATCCTTGGAGAGCTACCAGCAAGAAAGCGGCCGCGCCGGCCGTGACGGGCTCGAGGCCGAATGCTGCCTGTTCTATTCCGGCGCAGACTTTCAAACCTGGCGCAGCTTTCAAAAGGAACTGCCCGAGGCGGCCCTGGCCGCGGCCGAACAACTGCTAGAGGGCATCGAGCGCTTCTGCATCGGTGTCGGCTGCCGGCATCGCGCGATCGTCAATTACTTCAACCAGCAGCTACGCGACTCGTGCAACGCCTGCGACGTCTGCCTGGGCGAACTCGACTATGTGAACGACTCGCTCGTCGTCGCCCAGAAAATCCTCTCCTGCGTACTCCGGCTCGAGCAGCGTTACGGCGGGGGATACACCTCGGCCGTGCTGACCGGCTCGCGCGAGCAGCGCATCCTGTCCGAGGGGCACGACAAGCTCAGCACGTATGGCCTGCTCGGCGAGCACGACCGCCGCGACGTGCGTGGGTGGATCGACCAGCTCGTCGAGCAAGAGTTCCTGGCCAAGGTGGGCGAATATATGACCTTGTCGGTGACGCCTGACGGGCGCCGCCTGCTGCGTGGCGAGGTGACACCACAACTCTTGAAACCGGCAGACCGCCCGCGCCGCGAATCCAAGGCTTCGCTCGATTCGTGGCAGGGAGTCGACCGTGGGCTGTTCGACGTGCTGCGGAAATGGCGCCGCGCCAAAGCCGAGGAGCGCGGCATTCCCCCCTTCATCGTCTGCGGCGACGCCACGCTGCGCGACCTGGCCCGCCGCCGCCCGGCGAGCGAAGAAAGCCTGCTGGAATGCCACGGCATCGGCGAAAAAAAATGCGCCGAATACGGCGAGGAACTACTGGGCGAAATCACCACCTACTGCGACCAACAGGGACTACGCCTCGACGTCGACGCCCAATCGCCGAAACGGGCGAAGCGCTAA
- a CDS encoding HEAT repeat domain-containing protein encodes MAQSVNASNSSPSPDRGLPPVEPPSARFILQLFVVPGVIVIIIVLVWLLFNWLAQMGSDPSKYVAALRSNSKARWQAAASLADVLNDQRNADLKRDPALARDLAQFLTEELKDPNEGEEQEMLDIYLCRALGEFSVPEAVPPLLEAAALTRSEDIAVRRAALEGLAVFASHSPVAETPYQAQIDQVLGKAAADQDAQIRSVSAFALGVVGDQASREQLRQMLSDVYPDVRYNAATGLARCHDVAGLEVILEMLDPDEQRSLKLEAEGESREVKRSLIVENGLQAALALNAVLSEADRAKLRQAVEQLPDKQQPADIRLRATEALRRFDEPPQPAAAK; translated from the coding sequence ATGGCACAATCAGTCAACGCTTCGAATTCCTCTCCGTCTCCGGACCGCGGCCTCCCGCCGGTCGAGCCCCCCAGCGCACGATTCATTCTGCAATTGTTCGTCGTGCCGGGCGTGATTGTCATCATCATCGTCCTGGTGTGGCTGTTGTTCAACTGGCTGGCACAGATGGGTTCGGACCCGTCGAAATACGTGGCAGCCCTGCGCTCGAACAGCAAAGCGCGCTGGCAAGCCGCGGCCAGCCTGGCCGACGTGCTGAACGACCAGCGCAACGCCGACCTGAAACGCGATCCGGCGCTGGCGCGCGATCTGGCCCAGTTCCTGACCGAAGAGCTGAAAGACCCCAACGAAGGCGAAGAGCAAGAGATGCTGGACATCTACTTGTGTCGCGCCCTGGGCGAATTCTCGGTCCCCGAAGCCGTGCCGCCGTTGCTCGAAGCCGCCGCGCTGACCCGGTCCGAGGATATCGCCGTGCGGCGCGCCGCGCTCGAGGGGTTGGCCGTTTTCGCATCGCACTCGCCCGTTGCCGAGACACCGTATCAAGCACAAATCGACCAGGTGCTCGGCAAGGCAGCCGCGGATCAAGACGCGCAGATCCGCTCGGTGTCGGCTTTCGCCCTGGGCGTGGTCGGCGACCAGGCGTCGCGCGAGCAACTGCGGCAAATGTTGTCCGACGTCTATCCCGACGTCCGCTACAACGCCGCCACGGGCTTGGCCCGATGCCACGACGTTGCCGGCTTAGAAGTCATTCTCGAAATGCTCGATCCCGACGAGCAACGCTCGCTGAAGCTCGAAGCCGAAGGCGAGTCGCGCGAAGTCAAACGCTCGTTGATCGTGGAGAACGGATTGCAAGCCGCGTTGGCGCTCAACGCTGTCCTCTCGGAAGCCGATCGCGCAAAGCTTCGCCAGGCCGTCGAGCAATTGCCGGACAAGCAGCAACCGGCCGACATCCGCCTGAGAGCGACCGAGGCATTGCGCCGCTTCGACGAACCGCCCCAGCCCGCGGCGGCGAAGTAG
- a CDS encoding lipoate--protein ligase family protein, whose amino-acid sequence MYLLDLTLSTAAANLALDEALVEEAEETGSSAEVLRLWEPEKPLVVLGRSSRPELEVDLDWCAGQGIPVLRRTSGGASIVTGPGCLMYSVVLSIERRPELKSIDQAHCFVLKRLIEALSGIAPVAARCGTSDLAIDTSGAFSNAADEETLRGAAKKFSGNSLRAKRRHLLYHGTLLFDFDLELVSRCLKHPPREPGYRAGRTHAEFIANLPATREQLRAALVKEWRATEVLSEWPRERTEALVGEKYAREGWNLRGQS is encoded by the coding sequence ATGTACTTACTTGATTTGACGTTATCGACAGCGGCAGCGAACTTGGCGCTCGACGAGGCGCTGGTCGAAGAGGCCGAAGAGACCGGCAGTTCCGCCGAGGTGCTGCGCCTGTGGGAACCGGAAAAACCGCTGGTCGTGCTGGGCCGATCCTCCCGGCCTGAGCTAGAGGTCGACCTGGACTGGTGTGCCGGGCAGGGGATTCCCGTATTGCGCCGCACCAGCGGTGGCGCGTCGATCGTCACGGGGCCGGGCTGCTTGATGTATTCGGTCGTGCTTTCGATCGAGCGGCGGCCGGAACTGAAGTCGATCGACCAGGCTCACTGTTTTGTACTGAAGCGGCTGATCGAGGCGCTATCAGGTATTGCGCCCGTCGCGGCGCGTTGCGGTACGAGCGATCTGGCGATTGATACGAGCGGAGCCTTTTCGAATGCGGCCGACGAGGAGACGCTGCGGGGCGCGGCGAAGAAGTTCTCCGGCAACAGCCTGCGCGCCAAGCGGCGGCATCTGCTGTACCACGGCACGCTGTTGTTCGATTTCGATCTGGAACTGGTCTCGCGGTGCCTCAAGCATCCGCCGCGCGAGCCAGGCTATCGCGCCGGTCGAACGCATGCTGAGTTCATCGCGAACCTGCCAGCCACGCGCGAACAATTGCGCGCGGCGCTCGTGAAGGAATGGCGCGCGACGGAAGTGCTTTCGGAATGGCCGCGGGAGCGCACCGAGGCGCTGGTCGGCGAAAAGTATGCGCGCGAGGGATGGAATCTGCGCGGGCAGAGCTAA
- a CDS encoding DUF3386 family protein, producing the protein MKRHITSPHIARSILLVLAALNLTATVAQAHFLFVRILPAAEAGRAAEVYFSEKADAGDPRYIDKVASTKLWLQSATGDPQELAVSKATDRLRAHLPLSGSVEVFGLLNYGVLARPQQTPFLLRHYPKAVSGKPDELNHITMQGQSRFEFVPHFDGDQVLLTVLHDGKPQPRVTVNTIDVNLVGDELTTDDQGHVAFKPPAPGVYSVYTQHVDKIPGDHNGKQYDEVREFATLTFAWPLSRTDADPEAVKLFEEAVAARAQWKDFPGFTATVDGNIDGRPVAGDVTVTADGSVTIEAADEPTAAWVREQLESIIRHRVASEASPDASRPVLRFADENVDHPLGRLLEFDGGQFASSYRVRDRQIMVVNRHFGEQDMTITVLDNERTADDHFLPRSYTVQYWDAKDGHLDRTESVQDRWRRVGEFDLPQSHAVTTATSHGLTVRTFSLSAHKLLPPKKDS; encoded by the coding sequence ATGAAACGCCATATAACGTCACCGCACATTGCACGATCGATCTTGCTCGTTCTTGCGGCACTGAATCTGACGGCCACGGTCGCACAGGCCCATTTCCTGTTCGTCCGCATCTTGCCGGCCGCCGAAGCCGGGCGCGCGGCCGAAGTATATTTCAGCGAAAAAGCGGACGCCGGCGACCCGCGCTATATTGATAAAGTCGCCAGTACAAAGCTCTGGCTGCAAAGCGCGACCGGCGATCCGCAGGAACTCGCCGTTTCCAAAGCAACCGATCGACTGCGAGCCCACCTGCCCCTATCGGGCAGCGTCGAAGTTTTTGGCCTATTGAACTACGGCGTTCTAGCACGCCCGCAGCAGACACCGTTCTTGCTCCGTCATTATCCCAAGGCAGTCTCGGGCAAGCCCGACGAATTGAACCACATTACGATGCAAGGGCAATCGCGTTTCGAATTCGTGCCGCACTTCGACGGCGACCAAGTGCTGCTGACCGTGCTGCATGACGGCAAGCCGCAACCGCGCGTCACCGTTAACACGATCGACGTCAATCTAGTCGGCGACGAGCTGACGACTGACGACCAAGGGCATGTCGCCTTCAAGCCCCCCGCGCCAGGCGTCTATTCGGTGTACACGCAACACGTCGACAAGATCCCCGGCGACCACAATGGAAAACAGTACGATGAGGTGCGTGAATTCGCGACCCTCACCTTCGCATGGCCCTTATCGCGCACCGATGCCGACCCCGAAGCGGTCAAGCTGTTCGAAGAGGCCGTTGCGGCGCGGGCCCAATGGAAGGATTTCCCCGGCTTTACCGCCACCGTTGACGGCAATATTGATGGCCGGCCCGTCGCCGGCGATGTCACGGTCACGGCAGACGGCAGCGTCACGATCGAGGCGGCCGACGAGCCCACCGCCGCTTGGGTGCGCGAGCAATTGGAATCGATCATCAGGCATCGAGTGGCCAGCGAAGCCTCGCCTGACGCCAGCCGTCCGGTGCTTCGCTTTGCCGATGAGAATGTCGATCATCCGCTCGGCCGGTTGCTGGAATTCGACGGCGGACAGTTCGCTTCGAGCTATCGTGTACGCGACCGGCAAATCATGGTCGTCAATCGTCACTTCGGCGAACAGGATATGACGATCACGGTGCTCGATAACGAGCGCACCGCCGACGATCACTTTTTGCCGCGCAGCTATACCGTGCAATACTGGGACGCTAAAGATGGCCACCTCGACCGCACGGAAAGCGTGCAAGACCGTTGGCGCCGCGTCGGTGAGTTCGACTTACCGCAAAGCCACGCGGTCACGACGGCCACGTCCCACGGCCTGACCGTACGCACGTTTTCGTTATCCGCGCATAAGTTGCTGCCACCAAAAAAAGATTCCTGA
- a CDS encoding M56 family metallopeptidase translates to MIAWPESIAWLVDVLSGPTWRHLLLALAHSVWQGALAAVLLRMVLGVLPGCRANVRYVAALVALCSVVIACLLTWSVLDLPQKQTVVTSVVTQDTKGPLGGQAEVAATRPGGPGSVDSATKVAASAASSVPPSEAADFWRPWYAVGAMAWLLGTGVMLLRTAWLVAGAKRLARGALLNDPRLSLLVETLRIRLGIRRAVRLIDAGTVGPAVLGILRPAVLLPAALVAGLPIDSLAAILAHELAHIRRHDYLVNLAQLFVESILFFNPAVWWISRQVRQEREACCDQLAVSVTGGTVNYAQTLAAWGERFHVARADLATGAVAYGNGGLLDRVKRLLLPDYRPKLRVSWVGLLGSTCLSALVVAVLWRGTQVGVAIAAELLSPAERLIVLDEERNRRRPVLPAEYRDGILEGTIRTSDGKPLPKGLHGTSLSRIEQSTYQGTVLLATPQFSQKIRPGTVLLAVHAPDYAPALVGPFEVRSGETLGGINIVLEPGFAARFQLMNDARETVTEASAHLYFSQMHGGLDLPIKADATGVVMVAHVSDKPVDVTIKARGYQTWSTKDLVLKPDAVVPVELIRGTPTTGVVETVSGEPIAGATIRCALQYGPGSRGQNNGDRGPVLATTDDAGRFSLDSLDDVAQYALLVDTPHDGRRLFTKIFAGDKPLRFTIGPDFAVRGRVTGDLSKLARDKETPCVDFNQQPSVQVSPDFSYGLLFSGKANVEVVDGEGRFEITNLVPGKVAITASQHTIEQEVNNPRTDVVINVDDQPQPVPIMRHVQLRFVGPDTGLFPVGQLQVIIGDRSKIGETINRRVDIENGIVDLDAYADGYVSYSARNIVGYWFADGMVDVTPGEGTLVHDVEVVPAGAVSGRVLNADGTPAVSDVRVGTHVKYRFSPQRWTSFGLGNETVGTAGDFFVSPIPLGAENAIVIVASRGWEHAVSMPVRVDAEHVSPSVELRFFPTQSAFGEVMGADGKPRANVPLRLSFRNPAGGTDYLMTWLSGGQGQFKFDDLSTGVDAYWVRIERAQGLPPIEARLNVGGPDVRLVLPD, encoded by the coding sequence ATGATTGCCTGGCCCGAGTCGATCGCATGGCTCGTCGACGTATTGTCCGGCCCGACGTGGCGGCATTTGCTGCTGGCGCTTGCGCACAGCGTTTGGCAAGGAGCGCTCGCGGCGGTGCTACTACGAATGGTGCTTGGCGTTCTGCCGGGGTGCCGGGCCAACGTGCGTTATGTCGCGGCGCTGGTTGCGCTGTGCAGTGTCGTTATTGCGTGTCTGCTGACCTGGTCAGTATTGGATCTGCCACAAAAGCAAACAGTCGTCACGTCTGTGGTAACGCAGGATACGAAGGGGCCGCTGGGCGGTCAGGCCGAGGTTGCTGCGACCCGGCCTGGCGGCCCTGGCTCGGTTGATTCCGCGACAAAGGTTGCGGCGTCGGCCGCGAGTAGTGTTCCGCCGTCAGAAGCGGCTGATTTCTGGCGGCCTTGGTACGCTGTTGGCGCCATGGCGTGGCTGCTGGGCACTGGCGTGATGCTGCTGCGAACAGCATGGCTGGTGGCCGGAGCTAAGCGCTTGGCGCGTGGCGCTTTGCTGAATGATCCGCGTCTGAGCTTGCTGGTCGAGACATTGCGCATCCGGCTCGGCATTCGCCGTGCGGTGCGCTTGATTGATGCCGGAACGGTGGGGCCGGCGGTGCTGGGCATCCTACGGCCCGCCGTGCTTTTGCCGGCGGCGCTCGTTGCCGGCCTGCCCATCGATTCGCTCGCGGCGATCCTGGCGCATGAACTCGCGCATATTCGCCGGCACGATTACCTGGTGAATCTCGCGCAGTTGTTTGTCGAGTCGATCTTGTTTTTCAATCCGGCCGTGTGGTGGATCAGCCGGCAAGTTCGCCAAGAGCGCGAGGCCTGCTGCGATCAACTGGCCGTAAGCGTGACGGGCGGGACCGTGAATTACGCGCAAACGCTGGCCGCCTGGGGCGAACGATTTCACGTGGCACGAGCTGACCTCGCCACCGGCGCGGTCGCGTATGGCAACGGCGGATTGCTCGATCGCGTGAAGCGGCTGCTGCTGCCGGACTATCGACCGAAATTACGCGTCTCTTGGGTCGGGCTGCTCGGTAGCACATGCCTCAGCGCGTTGGTGGTTGCCGTTCTTTGGCGTGGCACGCAGGTGGGCGTAGCCATAGCGGCCGAGCTGCTTTCGCCGGCCGAACGACTGATCGTGCTCGACGAAGAACGCAATCGGCGGCGACCTGTCCTACCGGCGGAGTACCGTGACGGGATATTAGAGGGGACGATCAGGACTTCGGACGGCAAGCCACTACCGAAAGGTTTGCATGGTACCTCGCTGAGCCGGATCGAGCAGTCAACTTATCAGGGTACGGTGTTGCTCGCGACGCCGCAATTCTCGCAGAAGATTCGGCCGGGAACCGTGTTGCTCGCCGTGCATGCGCCCGACTACGCCCCAGCGCTTGTGGGGCCCTTCGAAGTGCGATCGGGCGAGACGTTGGGCGGAATCAACATTGTGCTTGAGCCAGGTTTTGCCGCGCGGTTCCAATTGATGAACGATGCGCGGGAAACGGTCACGGAAGCGTCGGCACATCTATATTTCAGCCAGATGCACGGTGGTCTGGACCTGCCGATAAAAGCCGACGCGACTGGAGTCGTTATGGTTGCACACGTCTCGGACAAACCGGTTGATGTGACGATCAAGGCGCGCGGCTATCAAACCTGGTCGACAAAAGACCTGGTACTGAAGCCCGACGCGGTCGTTCCTGTAGAACTGATAAGGGGAACGCCGACGACGGGAGTTGTCGAAACGGTGAGCGGTGAACCGATCGCGGGCGCCACGATTCGCTGTGCTTTGCAATACGGCCCTGGAAGCCGGGGGCAAAACAACGGCGATCGTGGTCCTGTGCTGGCCACGACCGACGATGCCGGACGATTCTCGCTCGACAGTTTGGACGATGTTGCGCAATACGCGCTGCTGGTCGACACACCGCACGATGGCCGGCGATTGTTCACGAAGATCTTTGCCGGAGATAAGCCGCTGCGGTTTACGATCGGTCCCGATTTCGCCGTGCGGGGGCGTGTCACGGGGGACCTGAGCAAACTCGCACGCGATAAGGAGACACCGTGCGTTGATTTCAATCAGCAGCCCAGCGTTCAGGTTTCTCCGGATTTCTCATACGGCCTGCTGTTCTCGGGCAAGGCGAACGTCGAAGTGGTCGACGGCGAAGGACGCTTCGAGATTACGAACCTGGTGCCAGGCAAAGTGGCCATCACCGCATCCCAGCACACGATCGAGCAAGAGGTAAACAACCCCCGAACAGACGTAGTGATTAATGTCGATGATCAGCCGCAGCCGGTACCGATCATGCGCCACGTGCAGCTACGCTTCGTTGGGCCGGATACAGGGTTGTTTCCCGTCGGGCAACTGCAAGTCATCATCGGTGATCGATCAAAAATCGGAGAAACGATCAATCGGCGAGTCGACATCGAGAACGGCATTGTTGACCTCGATGCTTACGCGGATGGTTACGTTTCGTACTCGGCGCGGAATATCGTCGGTTACTGGTTTGCCGATGGCATGGTCGATGTGACGCCGGGTGAAGGGACACTGGTGCATGACGTCGAGGTTGTGCCTGCCGGCGCCGTGAGCGGGCGTGTGCTGAACGCCGATGGTACGCCGGCGGTCAGCGACGTGCGCGTTGGGACGCATGTGAAATATCGTTTCTCGCCGCAGCGGTGGACATCGTTTGGGCTCGGCAATGAGACGGTCGGAACGGCCGGTGATTTCTTCGTCAGCCCGATCCCGCTCGGTGCGGAAAATGCGATCGTAATCGTGGCCTCGCGGGGCTGGGAGCACGCGGTGAGCATGCCGGTGCGCGTTGACGCGGAGCATGTTTCCCCCTCGGTCGAACTGCGATTCTTTCCCACGCAATCGGCGTTTGGCGAAGTCATGGGGGCGGACGGAAAGCCGCGCGCGAATGTGCCCTTGAGGCTGTCATTTCGCAATCCCGCAGGTGGTACCGATTACTTAATGACGTGGCTGTCTGGTGGACAAGGCCAGTTTAAGTTCGACGACCTTAGCACAGGTGTCGACGCCTATTGGGTGCGCATCGAGCGAGCGCAGGGCTTACCGCCGATTGAGGCGCGACTGAACGTCGGCGGCCCGGACGTGCGGCTGGTGCTGCCTGACTAA
- the rph gene encoding ribonuclease PH: MSARHDGRRPNEIRPPKIKRRYTHAAPGSVLYQAGKTTVLCTASIDESVPPWMKGQGRGWVTAEYNMLPGSTSPRKRRDRDGKLDGRTSEIQRLIGRSLRAIVDLGALGERSVTVDCDVLEADGGTRTASITGAFIALVDALHTVRDKLDPARPVLTDSVAAVSVGLFEGRALLDLDYVEDVDAEVDMNVVMTGGGRFVELQGTGEEATFSEKDLATLVKLARTGIAELHGLQRAALGKQWPLAK; this comes from the coding sequence ATGTCCGCACGCCATGACGGTCGCCGTCCGAACGAAATCCGCCCCCCCAAGATTAAACGTCGCTACACGCATGCCGCTCCGGGCAGTGTGCTCTACCAGGCCGGCAAAACCACCGTCCTGTGTACGGCCAGCATCGACGAAAGCGTTCCGCCATGGATGAAAGGTCAGGGGCGCGGCTGGGTCACGGCCGAATACAACATGCTGCCCGGCAGCACCAGTCCGCGCAAACGACGCGATCGCGATGGCAAGCTCGACGGTCGTACCAGCGAAATCCAGCGACTGATCGGTCGGAGCCTGCGTGCCATCGTTGACCTAGGAGCGCTCGGCGAGCGCTCGGTCACGGTCGATTGTGATGTGCTCGAGGCCGACGGCGGCACGCGCACCGCTTCGATCACCGGCGCCTTCATTGCCCTGGTCGACGCGCTGCACACGGTGCGCGATAAGCTCGATCCAGCCCGACCCGTGCTCACCGATAGCGTGGCGGCAGTCAGCGTCGGCCTGTTCGAGGGGCGAGCCCTATTGGACCTCGACTATGTCGAAGACGTAGACGCCGAGGTGGATATGAACGTCGTGATGACCGGCGGCGGTCGCTTCGTCGAGCTACAAGGAACGGGTGAAGAAGCCACGTTCAGCGAAAAAGATCTCGCCACACTCGTCAAGCTCGCCCGCACCGGCATCGCCGAACTGCACGGCCTGCAGCGCGCCGCGCTCGGCAAACAATGGCCCCTGGCGAAATAA
- a CDS encoding BlaI/MecI/CopY family transcriptional regulator — MPYTPPSEVELQVLSVLWERGTASVHDVRAAMPDRKDRAYTTVLTVMQNLEKKGLVTHTQQGQANIYRAAVKRQQVLRPLMKGMLANVFGGSPAQVLQCLLDSTRVDADELEEIRRVLADATKKKEG, encoded by the coding sequence ATGCCTTATACGCCCCCTTCGGAAGTCGAGTTGCAAGTGTTGAGCGTGTTGTGGGAGCGCGGTACGGCGTCGGTGCATGACGTGCGTGCGGCGATGCCCGACCGCAAGGATCGGGCCTACACCACGGTGCTGACCGTAATGCAGAACCTGGAGAAGAAGGGGTTAGTGACGCACACGCAGCAGGGGCAGGCGAATATCTATCGTGCGGCGGTGAAGCGGCAGCAGGTCTTGCGCCCGCTAATGAAAGGGATGCTGGCCAACGTCTTTGGCGGCAGTCCGGCCCAGGTGCTGCAGTGCCTGTTGGACAGTACGCGCGTCGATGCGGACGAGCTGGAGGAGATTCGCCGCGTACTGGCCGATGCGACGAAGAAAAAAGAGGGGTGA